GGCCGGAACACGGCTCGGCTGGATGTCGCACTGCGCGAGGCGTGCGAAGTGCGTTCGTACCTGCGTGACGACGCCAAGACCCTCGTGATCGAATTCGAACCGGCGAAGACAACCACCACGGAAGTGAAGCCAGCGTCTGTCGCTGGTGAGGCGGCTGGATCGGTTGCAACGCATAAAACAGCGACTCCTGTCCAGCCGGTCGTTTTGAGTCGGGCAGGCACGGCGCGTTCTGGAAAGCCCTCCAACGGAAAACCGCTGGCGCTCCACGCTTTGACGCTGGCTAAAGCAGGGCTGGCGACCGTCGCGGAACTCAAGCTGACGGCAAAGACAAAGCATAGCCACTTTCTCCTCCAAAACCCGGCGCGATTGGTAGTGGATTTGTTCGACACGGTGGCAACCGTCGAGAAGCGAATGCTGGCAGGCGATGACCGGCTGGTGGCCCGGATTCGCGTCGGAGCGCCGGACAGCCGTACAACTCGTGTGGTGTTTGATCTTAAGCAGACCGTCGCATACACCGTCTCCGAGTCAGACGCTGGGTTGGTAGTGCGTTTTACCGACGAGCAGCCCTCAGCGACAATGACGCCCACTGCGCCGACGGAAAAGGCAAGTAGTGAAGAGTCATCGCCCGCCTCTGCTGTGGCTTCGCCTGTGACTGAGCCGATCTCAACCGCAACGACGGCCGCTGAGTCGCCCTCAGCCAAGCGTTCAGCTGGCGTCAAACCGGAACCGGCGGCGCTCACCGTCCCCGCTGCACGGCGGGTCTCCGCCGAGCCGCTGGCGGGAGGAAAAGCAGCTTCCACCGCCGAAGCGATGACGCCCCCGGCTAATGCTCCGACGCCGGCCGCCGGACGGAAACCACAAGGTGGGCGCGGCGCACAATTCGGCGATCCTTCGTTCCAAGGCGACCCGGTAAGTCTGGACATCACCAATGTTGACCTGTCGGATATTCTCCGGTTTATCTCGGACAACTACGATGTCAACTTTGTGTTGGATAAGTCCGTCGGCAAGGTGCCGGTGACGCTCAAAGTCAACCAGGTACCGTGGACGCAAGTGCTCGAATCCATTTTCCGGGCCAATCAGCTGACGTACCGCCGCGAAGGGATGATTGTTCGTGTGGCGACCGTCGCCGCCATCACGGCTGAAGAGCAGAATCGCCGTAACCAGCGGCTTCAGGAAATTTACAGCGCCCCAACGGTGACAGAATACTTCAAGCTGAAGTACGAGCGGGTTGACCAAGGTTCTGTACAGCAGCAAGCCGGCGGCGGGGCTGGACTCCAGAGTCCGAGTGGTCAGCCGATTGGCGGCATCTTGGGTGGAATCGGTTTTGTCGGAATCGTCCAGCAGGCGCTCTCTCCGGCCGGGCGAATTTCGATCAATCCCCGCACCAACACCGTCATCATCACCGACATTCCATCTTACTTGGAGCAGGTGCGGGATGTGATCGCGCGGTTGGATGTACCCGAACCGCAAGTGGAGATTGAAGCGCGGATCGTTTTTGCTTCGCGCAACTTTGCGCGCGAACTGGGTGTTCAGCTTTTCGCCGCCGCCCTCACGCGCCAGGGACGCGCCGCCGCTTTCTCAACGTCAGCAGGAACCTTTCTTCAGCCGAGGGGAGAGACGAGTCCCGGCGCAACGGAGTCTCTGATCCCCGGTCTGCTCATCGGCCCGCGTGCAGCACCCGGCATTTCAGGTGGTGGTTCGTCGGTGCTCGGCTTGACAACCGGGCCGATTGGGACCGGATTATTGTCGGCGACGCTCACCGCCAATGAACAGAAGGGA
The window above is part of the Chloracidobacterium sp. genome. Proteins encoded here:
- the pilQ gene encoding type IV pilus secretin PilQ, which gives rise to MKPLPKRSRVGATLLLLCGFGGCGAAPVQGFAVAPETVVVATLDIRSDSTRTTRVQLQSAARLDYHISKPEPCLVTIELYGADTSALLPEYRIEQGLVSSVVVRSGLNGRNTARLDVALREACEVRSYLRDDAKTLVIEFEPAKTTTTEVKPASVAGEAAGSVATHKTATPVQPVVLSRAGTARSGKPSNGKPLALHALTLAKAGLATVAELKLTAKTKHSHFLLQNPARLVVDLFDTVATVEKRMLAGDDRLVARIRVGAPDSRTTRVVFDLKQTVAYTVSESDAGLVVRFTDEQPSATMTPTAPTEKASSEESSPASAVASPVTEPISTATTAAESPSAKRSAGVKPEPAALTVPAARRVSAEPLAGGKAASTAEAMTPPANAPTPAAGRKPQGGRGAQFGDPSFQGDPVSLDITNVDLSDILRFISDNYDVNFVLDKSVGKVPVTLKVNQVPWTQVLESIFRANQLTYRREGMIVRVATVAAITAEEQNRRNQRLQEIYSAPTVTEYFKLKYERVDQGSVQQQAGGGAGLQSPSGQPIGGILGGIGFVGIVQQALSPAGRISINPRTNTVIITDIPSYLEQVRDVIARLDVPEPQVEIEARIVFASRNFARELGVQLFAAALTRQGRAAAFSTSAGTFLQPRGETSPGATESLIPGLLIGPRAAPGISGGGSSVLGLTTGPIGTGLLSATLTANEQKGIAKSIAAPRVTVLNNAQATIASGTQIPFIATAGVGVAQTVTFVNATIGLTITPQITTEGNVLLTVSVTNDAPGQVINGFTSISRRTATTQVIVPDGGTTIIGGVLNDVETSDVFRTPGISSLPLLGELFKRRALSRTTGELLFFITPRIGRGENILSGGEPPVSPQPAASGGQP